Proteins encoded by one window of Serratia nevei:
- the tgt gene encoding tRNA guanosine(34) transglycosylase Tgt, protein MKYELQTTDGRARRGRLIFDRGVVETPAFMPVGTYGTVKGMTPEEVKETGAQILLGNTFHLWLRPGQEIMKLHGDLHDFMQWHGPILTDSGGFQVFSLGAMRKIKEEGVYFRNPINGDKVFLSPEKSMEIQYDLGSDIVMIFDECTPYPADWDYAKRSMEMSLRWAERSRKRFDELENKNALFGIIQGGVYEDLRDVSVKGLVDIGFDGYAVGGLAVGEPKEDMHRILEHVCPQIPEDKPRYLMGVGKPEDLVEGVRRGIDMFDCVMPTRNARNGHLFVTDGVVKIRNAKHKDDTSPLDKDCDCYTCRHYSRAYLHHLDRCNEILGARLNTIHNLRHYQRLMAGLRQAIEEGKLEQFVADFYGRIGKPIPPLNA, encoded by the coding sequence GTGAAGTACGAACTACAAACTACCGATGGCCGCGCGCGTCGCGGCCGCCTGATCTTCGACCGCGGCGTGGTGGAAACCCCGGCCTTTATGCCGGTCGGTACCTACGGCACGGTCAAGGGCATGACGCCGGAAGAAGTGAAAGAGACCGGCGCACAGATCCTGCTGGGCAACACCTTCCACCTGTGGCTGCGCCCGGGCCAGGAGATCATGAAACTGCACGGCGATCTGCACGACTTCATGCAGTGGCATGGGCCGATCCTTACCGATTCCGGCGGTTTCCAGGTATTCAGCCTGGGGGCGATGCGCAAGATCAAAGAGGAAGGCGTGTACTTCCGCAACCCGATCAACGGCGACAAGGTGTTCCTGAGCCCGGAAAAATCGATGGAAATCCAGTATGACCTGGGTTCCGACATCGTAATGATCTTCGACGAATGTACACCGTATCCGGCCGACTGGGACTACGCCAAGCGTTCGATGGAAATGTCGCTGCGCTGGGCGGAGCGCAGCCGCAAGCGTTTCGACGAGCTGGAAAATAAAAATGCGCTGTTCGGCATCATTCAGGGCGGTGTTTACGAAGATTTACGTGATGTTTCCGTCAAAGGGCTGGTGGATATCGGCTTTGACGGGTACGCTGTGGGCGGCTTGGCTGTAGGCGAGCCGAAAGAGGATATGCATCGCATTCTTGAACACGTTTGCCCGCAAATTCCGGAAGATAAGCCACGCTATTTGATGGGCGTCGGCAAGCCGGAAGATTTGGTGGAAGGCGTGCGTCGCGGCATCGACATGTTCGACTGCGTCATGCCGACCCGCAACGCCCGCAACGGCCATCTGTTCGTGACTGACGGTGTGGTAAAAATCCGTAATGCCAAGCACAAGGATGATACTTCTCCGCTGGATAAGGACTGTGATTGCTACACGTGTCGCCATTACAGCCGCGCCTACTTGCACCATCTCGACCGTTGCAACGAAATATTGGGTGCTCGACTGAACACGATTCATAACCTGCGTCACTACCAGCGCCTCATGGCGGGTTTACGCCAGGCTATCGAAGAGGGTAAATTAGAGCAGTTTGTTGCGGATTTCTATGGTCGGATCGGCAAGCCGATTCCGCCTTTAAACGCTTGA
- a CDS encoding ACP phosphodiesterase — protein sequence MNFLAHLHLAMLADSSLLGNLLADFVRGNPAADYQPDVVAGIMMHRRVDVLTDSLPQVKASRDYFSAPYRRVAPITLDVVWDHFLARHWQQLEPSRDLHQFTQEARSQIEPFLPLTPPRFQNLNGYLWPERWLERYAELPFIARVLQGMASRRPRLDALAGSFADVEQHYHQLETQFWQFYPQMMRQAKDKAL from the coding sequence ATGAATTTTCTCGCTCATCTTCACCTGGCCATGCTGGCGGACAGCTCGCTGCTGGGCAACCTGCTGGCCGATTTCGTGCGCGGCAACCCCGCCGCCGACTACCAGCCCGACGTGGTGGCCGGCATCATGATGCACCGCCGCGTCGACGTGCTGACCGACAGCCTGCCGCAGGTCAAAGCCAGCCGCGACTATTTCAGCGCCCCCTACCGCCGCGTGGCGCCGATCACCCTCGACGTGGTGTGGGACCATTTTCTGGCGCGCCACTGGCAGCAGCTGGAGCCTTCGCGCGACCTGCACCAGTTTACCCAGGAAGCCCGCAGCCAGATCGAACCTTTTCTGCCGCTCACGCCGCCGCGCTTTCAAAACCTGAACGGCTACCTGTGGCCGGAACGCTGGCTGGAGCGCTACGCCGAATTGCCGTTCATCGCCCGGGTGCTGCAGGGCATGGCCAGCCGCCGCCCGCGCCTCGATGCGCTGGCCGGCTCGTTCGCCGACGTCGAGCAACATTATCATCAGCTTGAAACACAGTTCTGGCAGTTTTACCCGCAAATGATGCGGCAGGCGAAGGACAAAGCGCTCTGA
- a CDS encoding DUF3251 domain-containing protein, with the protein MTTCYPKIALLAAAVLLTGCAHNAAVPQLRHQVAALNQKVSVLTDQTTALERQNQLNQHSDNGVYLLPAARSAARLQSSLGELSVSLSHIKSEANGTQAQLHVRILSQATLPPFNAVVEWGPLDEATGRPLTAEALSQPIASADSLLPKPGQDFELRFSGLTPEQLGYIRLHSLVSTAQPAVVQPY; encoded by the coding sequence ATGACAACCTGTTACCCCAAAATCGCCCTGCTCGCCGCCGCCGTGTTGTTGACGGGCTGCGCGCACAACGCCGCCGTGCCTCAGCTGCGCCATCAGGTCGCCGCGCTGAACCAGAAAGTGAGCGTGCTGACCGATCAAACCACCGCGCTGGAGCGGCAGAATCAGCTCAATCAGCACTCCGACAACGGCGTCTACCTGCTGCCAGCAGCCCGGAGCGCCGCCCGTTTGCAGAGCAGCCTCGGCGAACTGAGCGTTTCGCTGAGCCACATCAAGAGCGAAGCCAACGGCACGCAGGCGCAGCTGCATGTGCGCATCCTCTCGCAGGCCACGCTGCCGCCGTTCAACGCGGTGGTGGAATGGGGCCCACTGGATGAAGCCACCGGCCGGCCGTTGACCGCCGAGGCGCTGTCGCAACCGATCGCCAGCGCCGATTCACTGCTGCCAAAACCCGGCCAGGACTTCGAACTGCGCTTCAGCGGCCTGACGCCGGAACAGCTGGGCTATATCCGCCTGCACAGTCTGGTTTCGACCGCCCAACCGGCGGTGGTGCAGCCGTACTGA
- the secF gene encoding protein translocase subunit SecF, whose product MAQDYTVEQLNYGRKVYDFMRWDYVAFGISLLLLVASIVTMSVRGFNWGLDFTGGTVIEINLEKPANLDLMRDTLEKAGFQDPIIQNFGSSRDVMVRMPPATGTAGQELGNKVIGVINDSVDKNATVKRIEFVGPSVGSELAQTGGMALLVALICILIYVGFRFEWRLALGAVIALAHDVIITLGVLSLFHIEIDLTIVASLMSVIGYSLNDSIVVSDRIRENFRKIRRGTPYEIMNVSLTQTLSRTLMTSGTTLMVVLMLYIFGGAMLQGFSLAMLIGVSIGTVSSIYVASALALKLGMKREHMLQQKVEKEGADQPSILP is encoded by the coding sequence GTGGCACAGGATTATACTGTTGAGCAACTCAACTACGGCCGTAAAGTCTACGACTTTATGCGCTGGGACTACGTGGCCTTCGGCATCTCGTTGCTGCTGTTGGTCGCGTCGATCGTCACCATGTCGGTGCGCGGGTTTAACTGGGGTCTGGATTTCACCGGCGGTACGGTGATTGAAATCAACCTGGAGAAGCCGGCCAATCTCGACCTGATGCGCGATACGCTGGAGAAGGCCGGGTTCCAGGATCCGATCATCCAGAACTTCGGCAGCAGCCGCGACGTGATGGTGCGCATGCCACCGGCGACCGGCACCGCAGGCCAGGAACTGGGCAACAAGGTGATCGGCGTGATCAACGACTCGGTGGATAAAAACGCCACCGTGAAGCGCATTGAGTTCGTCGGCCCGAGCGTGGGCAGCGAGCTGGCGCAAACCGGCGGCATGGCGCTGCTGGTGGCGTTGATCTGTATCCTGATCTACGTCGGTTTCCGCTTCGAATGGCGCCTGGCGCTGGGGGCGGTTATCGCGCTGGCGCACGACGTGATCATCACGCTGGGCGTGCTGTCGCTGTTCCACATCGAGATTGACCTGACCATCGTCGCGTCCCTGATGTCGGTTATCGGTTACTCGCTGAACGACAGCATCGTGGTTTCCGACCGTATTCGTGAGAACTTCCGCAAGATCCGCCGCGGCACGCCTTACGAAATCATGAACGTGTCGTTGACCCAGACGCTGAGCCGTACGCTGATGACTTCCGGGACCACCCTGATGGTGGTGCTGATGCTGTACATCTTCGGTGGCGCGATGCTGCAAGGCTTCTCGCTGGCGATGCTGATCGGCGTGTCGATCGGTACCGTTTCCTCCATCTACGTCGCGTCCGCGCTGGCGTTGAAGCTGGGGATGAAACGCGAACACATGCTGCAGCAAAAAGTGGAAAAAGAGGGCGCAGATCAGCCTTCGATTCTGCCTTAA
- the queA gene encoding tRNA preQ1(34) S-adenosylmethionine ribosyltransferase-isomerase QueA, translating into MRVADFSFELPESLIAHYPQAERSACRLLQLDGPSGALTHGVFTDLLDKLEAGDLLVFNNTRVIPARMFGRKVSGGKIEVLVERVLDDHRVLAHVRASKAPKPGAELLLGDDESIAATMVARHETLFELRFNDERDVFTILNAAGHMPLPPYIARPDEDADRELYQTVYSEKPGAVAAPTAGLHFDEPLLAALRAKGVEMAFVTLHVGAGTFQPVRVETIEDHVMHAEYAEVPQDVVDAVLACKARGKRVVAVGTTSVRSLESAAAASKEALIAPFFGDTSIFIYPGYHYQVIDALVTNFHLPESTLIMLVSAFAGYKNTMNAYQQAVAEQYRFFSYGDAMFISRNPQAENESVGG; encoded by the coding sequence ATGCGCGTCGCTGATTTTTCGTTTGAACTTCCCGAATCCCTGATTGCCCACTATCCCCAGGCCGAACGCAGCGCATGCCGCCTGCTGCAGCTGGACGGGCCGAGCGGGGCGCTGACGCACGGCGTATTCACCGATCTGCTGGATAAGCTGGAAGCCGGCGACCTGCTGGTGTTCAACAATACCCGCGTGATCCCGGCGCGCATGTTCGGCCGCAAGGTCAGCGGCGGCAAGATTGAAGTGCTGGTGGAGCGCGTGCTGGACGACCATCGCGTGCTGGCGCACGTGCGCGCGTCGAAAGCGCCGAAGCCGGGCGCCGAGCTGCTGTTGGGGGATGACGAGAGCATCGCCGCCACCATGGTAGCGCGCCACGAGACGCTGTTCGAGCTGCGCTTCAACGACGAGCGCGACGTGTTCACTATCCTCAACGCCGCCGGCCATATGCCGCTGCCGCCTTATATTGCCCGCCCGGATGAAGACGCGGACCGCGAGCTGTATCAGACGGTCTACAGCGAGAAACCCGGCGCGGTCGCCGCGCCGACCGCCGGCCTGCACTTCGACGAACCGCTGCTGGCGGCGCTGCGCGCCAAGGGCGTGGAAATGGCGTTCGTGACGCTGCACGTCGGCGCCGGCACCTTCCAGCCGGTGCGCGTGGAAACCATCGAAGATCACGTGATGCACGCCGAATACGCCGAAGTGCCGCAGGACGTGGTCGATGCGGTGCTGGCCTGCAAGGCGCGCGGCAAACGCGTCGTGGCGGTGGGCACCACCTCGGTGCGTTCGCTGGAAAGCGCCGCGGCGGCCAGCAAAGAGGCGCTGATTGCGCCGTTCTTCGGCGATACCAGCATCTTTATCTATCCGGGCTATCACTATCAGGTGATCGACGCGCTGGTGACCAATTTCCACCTGCCGGAATCGACCCTGATCATGCTGGTGTCGGCCTTCGCCGGCTATAAAAATACCATGAACGCCTATCAGCAGGCGGTGGCCGAGCAGTATCGCTTTTTCAGCTACGGTGATGCGATGTTCATCAGCCGTAACCCGCAGGCGGAAAACGAGTCCGTCGGCGGTTAA
- the secD gene encoding protein translocase subunit SecD, whose amino-acid sequence MLNRYPLWKYLMLIVVILVGLLYALPNIYGEDPAVQITGARGVAASETTLDQVRTVLEKDNIASKSIALENGAILARFKDPDVQLRAREALVTELGDKFVVALNLAPATPTWLAMLGAEPMKLGLDLRGGVHFLMEVDMDTALSKLQEQTMDTLRSELREKGIPYASIRKLDNNGVEVRFRDDAARDQAISYIGPRQRDLVLSANGANTMKASLTDARLSEAREYAVQQNITILRNRVNQLGVAEPLVQRQGADRIVVELPGIQDTARAKEILGATATLEFRLVNTNADATAAANGRVPGDSEVKYTRDGQPIVLYKRVILTGDHITDSTSSTDEYNQPQVNISLDSAGGTSMSNFTKDNIGKPMATLFVEYKDSGKKDANGRAVLVKQEEVINVANIQSRLGNSFRITGIGNPNEARQLSLLLRAGALIAPIQIVEERTIGPTLGQQNITQGLEACLWGLVASIVFMVVWYRKFGVIATTALVANLVLIVGVMSLLPGATLTMPGIAGIVLTLAVAVDANVLINERIKEELKNGRSVQQAIHEGYKGAFSSIVDANITTLITAVILYAVGTGSIKGFAITTAIGVATSMFTAIVGTRAIVNLLYGGKRINKLSI is encoded by the coding sequence GTGCTAAACCGTTATCCTTTGTGGAAGTATCTGATGTTGATCGTCGTGATCCTCGTCGGTCTGCTTTATGCGCTTCCCAACATCTACGGTGAGGATCCGGCCGTACAAATCACTGGCGCGCGCGGCGTCGCCGCCAGTGAAACTACGCTGGACCAGGTCCGTACCGTATTAGAAAAAGACAACATCGCGAGCAAGTCGATTGCGCTGGAAAATGGCGCCATCCTGGCTCGCTTTAAAGATCCTGACGTTCAGCTGCGCGCCCGCGAAGCGCTGGTGACCGAGCTGGGTGACAAATTCGTCGTGGCGCTGAACCTGGCGCCGGCCACGCCGACCTGGCTGGCCATGCTGGGCGCAGAGCCGATGAAACTCGGCCTGGACCTGCGCGGCGGCGTGCACTTCCTGATGGAAGTGGACATGGACACCGCGCTGAGCAAGCTGCAGGAACAGACCATGGATACCCTGCGCAGCGAGCTGCGCGAGAAGGGCATTCCTTATGCGTCTATCCGCAAGCTGGACAACAACGGCGTGGAAGTTCGCTTCCGTGACGATGCGGCCCGCGATCAGGCCATCAGCTACATCGGCCCGCGTCAGCGCGATCTGGTGCTGTCCGCCAACGGCGCCAACACCATGAAAGCCAGCCTGACGGATGCCCGTCTGAGCGAAGCGCGCGAATACGCCGTCCAGCAGAACATCACTATCCTGCGTAACCGCGTCAACCAGCTCGGCGTCGCCGAACCGCTGGTGCAGCGCCAGGGCGCCGACCGCATCGTGGTCGAGCTGCCGGGCATTCAGGACACCGCGCGCGCCAAAGAAATTCTGGGCGCCACCGCGACCCTGGAGTTCCGTCTGGTGAACACCAATGCGGACGCCACTGCGGCGGCCAACGGCCGCGTGCCTGGCGATTCCGAGGTGAAATACACCCGTGACGGCCAGCCGATCGTGCTGTACAAGCGCGTGATCCTGACCGGTGATCACATCACCGACTCTACCTCGAGCACCGACGAATACAACCAGCCGCAGGTTAACATCTCGCTGGACAGCGCCGGCGGCACGTCCATGTCCAACTTCACCAAGGACAACATCGGCAAGCCGATGGCGACCCTGTTCGTGGAGTATAAGGACAGCGGCAAGAAAGACGCCAATGGCCGCGCGGTGCTGGTGAAACAGGAAGAAGTGATCAACGTGGCGAACATTCAGTCGCGTCTGGGCAACAGCTTCCGCATCACCGGTATCGGCAACCCGAACGAAGCGCGTCAGCTTTCGCTGCTGCTGCGTGCGGGCGCGCTGATCGCGCCGATTCAGATCGTCGAAGAGCGCACCATCGGTCCAACCCTGGGTCAGCAGAACATTACCCAAGGTCTGGAAGCCTGTCTGTGGGGCCTGGTGGCGTCCATCGTCTTCATGGTGGTCTGGTACCGTAAGTTCGGCGTGATCGCCACCACGGCGCTGGTCGCCAACCTGGTGCTGATCGTCGGCGTGATGTCCCTGTTGCCAGGGGCGACGCTGACCATGCCGGGCATTGCCGGGATCGTGTTGACGCTGGCGGTGGCGGTTGACGCCAACGTACTGATTAACGAACGTATCAAGGAAGAGCTGAAGAACGGCAGGTCCGTTCAGCAGGCGATCCATGAAGGCTATAAAGGCGCGTTCTCCAGTATCGTCGACGCCAACATCACCACGCTGATCACCGCGGTCATCCTGTACGCAGTGGGCACCGGTTCGATCAAAGGCTTTGCGATCACCACCGCTATCGGTGTGGCGACGTCCATGTTCACCGCGATTGTCGGTACCCGTGCCATCGTCAACCTGCTTTACGGCGGCAAACGCATTAACAAGCTGTCTATCTGA
- a CDS encoding peroxiredoxin C, producing MVLVTRQAPDFTAAAVLGSGEIVENFNLKKHLNGKPAVLFFWPMDFTFVCPSELIAFDHRYEEFQKRGVEVVGVSFDSEFVHNAWRKTPVDKGGIGEVKYAMVADIKREIQKAYGIEHPEAGVALRGSFLIDKDGIVRAQVVNDLPIGRNIDEMIRTVDALQFHEEHGEVCPAQWEKGKAGMGASPDGVAKYLSENAAKL from the coding sequence ATGGTCCTGGTAACTCGTCAAGCCCCTGACTTCACTGCAGCTGCCGTACTGGGTAGCGGCGAAATCGTTGAAAACTTCAACCTGAAGAAGCACCTGAACGGCAAACCGGCCGTGCTGTTCTTCTGGCCAATGGACTTCACCTTCGTATGCCCTTCCGAGCTGATCGCTTTCGATCACCGCTATGAAGAGTTCCAGAAGCGTGGCGTTGAAGTGGTTGGCGTTTCCTTCGACTCAGAGTTCGTCCACAACGCATGGCGTAAAACCCCTGTCGACAAAGGCGGCATCGGTGAAGTGAAATACGCAATGGTTGCTGACATCAAGCGTGAAATCCAGAAAGCTTACGGCATCGAACACCCGGAAGCCGGCGTTGCGCTGCGCGGCTCCTTCCTGATCGACAAAGACGGCATCGTGCGTGCTCAGGTTGTTAACGACCTGCCAATCGGCCGTAACATCGACGAAATGATCCGTACCGTTGACGCGCTGCAATTCCACGAAGAGCACGGTGAAGTGTGCCCGGCTCAGTGGGAAAAAGGCAAAGCAGGTATGGGCGCTTCCCCAGACGGCGTTGCAAAATACCTGTCTGAAAACGCTGCCAAGCTGTAA
- the ribE gene encoding 6,7-dimethyl-8-ribityllumazine synthase codes for MKVIEGVVATPNARVAIAIARFNNFINDSLLEGAIDALKRIGQVADDNITVVWVPGAYELPLTASVLAKTGKYDAVIALGTVIRGGTAHFEYVAGEASSGIGNVAMNAEIPVAFGVLTTESIEQAIERAGTKAGNKGAEAALTALEMINVIKAIKA; via the coding sequence ATGAAAGTTATCGAAGGTGTTGTTGCTACTCCAAATGCCCGTGTGGCGATCGCAATTGCACGTTTTAACAATTTCATCAACGACAGCCTGCTGGAAGGCGCCATCGACGCGCTGAAACGCATTGGTCAGGTTGCTGACGACAACATCACCGTTGTCTGGGTCCCGGGCGCTTACGAGCTGCCGCTGACGGCGAGCGTATTGGCCAAAACCGGCAAATACGACGCGGTTATCGCGCTGGGCACCGTTATCCGTGGGGGCACCGCGCACTTCGAATATGTGGCGGGCGAAGCCAGCTCCGGCATCGGCAACGTTGCGATGAATGCCGAAATCCCGGTTGCTTTTGGCGTGCTGACCACCGAAAGCATCGAGCAGGCGATCGAACGCGCCGGCACCAAAGCGGGCAACAAGGGCGCTGAAGCCGCGCTGACCGCACTTGAAATGATTAATGTTATCAAAGCTATTAAAGCCTGA
- the yajC gene encoding preprotein translocase subunit YajC → MSFFISDAVASAGAPAQGSPYSLIIMLVVFGLIFYFMILRPQQKRAKDHKKLMDSIGKGDEVLTTGGLIGRVTKVADTGIIAIALNDTTEVMIKRDFVAAVLPKGTMKAL, encoded by the coding sequence ATGAGCTTTTTCATTTCTGACGCCGTCGCATCCGCAGGGGCTCCGGCTCAGGGAAGCCCGTACTCTCTGATCATTATGCTGGTGGTGTTCGGCCTGATCTTCTACTTCATGATCCTGCGCCCACAGCAGAAGCGCGCTAAAGATCACAAGAAGCTGATGGACTCCATCGGTAAAGGCGACGAAGTGCTGACCACCGGCGGCCTGATCGGTCGTGTGACCAAAGTGGCCGACACCGGCATCATCGCCATCGCGCTGAACGACACCACGGAAGTGATGATCAAGCGTGACTTCGTGGCGGCCGTTCTGCCGAAAGGTACCATGAAGGCCCTGTAA
- the nrdR gene encoding transcriptional regulator NrdR produces the protein MHCPFCAAVDTKVIDSRLVGDGSQVRRRRQCLVCNERFTTFEVAELVMPRVIKSDEVREPFNEDKLRRGMLKALEKRPVSSDDVENALNHIKSQLRATGEREVPTKLVGNLVMDALKKLDKVAYIRFASVYRSFEDVREFGEEIARLQD, from the coding sequence ATGCATTGCCCTTTCTGCGCCGCCGTTGATACCAAAGTCATTGATTCCCGCCTGGTGGGGGACGGTTCGCAAGTGCGCCGTCGCCGCCAGTGTCTGGTGTGCAATGAACGCTTCACCACCTTTGAGGTGGCCGAGCTGGTGATGCCGCGAGTGATTAAAAGCGATGAGGTGCGCGAGCCGTTCAACGAAGACAAACTGCGCCGCGGCATGCTGAAAGCGCTGGAAAAGCGCCCGGTCAGCTCGGACGACGTGGAAAACGCCCTTAACCATATCAAATCCCAACTGCGCGCCACCGGCGAACGCGAAGTGCCGACCAAGTTGGTGGGCAATCTGGTGATGGACGCGCTGAAAAAGCTGGATAAGGTCGCCTATATTCGCTTCGCGTCGGTGTACCGCAGCTTCGAAGACGTGCGCGAGTTCGGCGAAGAGATTGCCCGCCTGCAAGACTAA
- the nusB gene encoding transcription antitermination factor NusB: MKPAARRRARECAVQALYSWQLSKNDLADVEHQFLTEQDVKDVDVAYFRELLSGAAVNAGMLDELMAPYLSRQLEELGQVERAVLRVALFELKMREDVPYKVAINEAIELAKTFGAEDSHKFVNGVLDKVAPTLRKKK, encoded by the coding sequence GTGAAACCTGCTGCTCGTCGCCGCGCTCGTGAGTGCGCTGTTCAAGCGCTTTACTCTTGGCAGTTGTCTAAAAACGACCTTGCCGATGTTGAACACCAGTTCCTGACGGAGCAGGATGTCAAAGATGTTGACGTCGCCTATTTTCGCGAGTTGCTGTCCGGCGCGGCAGTGAATGCAGGTATGCTGGACGAACTGATGGCGCCTTACCTGTCGCGTCAGCTCGAAGAGCTGGGCCAGGTGGAGCGCGCGGTGCTGCGCGTCGCGCTGTTTGAACTGAAAATGCGCGAGGATGTCCCTTACAAGGTGGCAATCAACGAAGCGATCGAACTGGCGAAAACCTTCGGCGCGGAAGACAGCCACAAGTTTGTGAACGGCGTGCTGGATAAAGTGGCGCCAACCCTTCGCAAGAAAAAGTAA
- the ribD gene encoding bifunctional diaminohydroxyphosphoribosylaminopyrimidine deaminase/5-amino-6-(5-phosphoribosylamino)uracil reductase RibD — protein sequence MHHDEFYMARAFELARLGRFTTAPNPNVGCVIVRDGEIVGEGYHLRAGEPHAEVHALRMAGDKARGATAYVTLEPCSHHGRTPPCADALVAAGVTRVVAAMQDPNPQVAGRGLYKLQQAGLEVRHGLMLAEAESVNLGFLKRMRTGFPYVQLKLGASLDGRTAMASGESQWITSPEARQDVQRLRAQSAAILSTSATVLADDPSLTVRWDELDAETQRLYPRDNLRQPLRILLDSQNRITPQHRVVQQPGATWLARLQADEQAWPQDVEQFICPAHGGGVDLVVMMMLLAKRQVNSIWVEAGASLAGALLQAGLVDELILYIAPKLLGDNGRGLCHLPGLERLADAPEFVFSDVRQVGPDLRLRLRAKH from the coding sequence ATGCATCACGACGAATTTTACATGGCGCGCGCCTTCGAACTGGCGCGGTTGGGGCGTTTTACCACCGCGCCCAATCCGAACGTCGGCTGCGTTATCGTGCGCGACGGCGAAATTGTCGGTGAAGGCTACCATCTGCGCGCCGGCGAGCCGCACGCGGAAGTGCACGCGCTGCGCATGGCGGGCGACAAGGCGCGCGGCGCCACCGCCTATGTTACGCTCGAGCCGTGCAGCCATCACGGCCGCACGCCGCCCTGCGCCGATGCGCTGGTGGCCGCCGGCGTGACGCGGGTGGTCGCGGCGATGCAAGATCCTAACCCGCAGGTGGCGGGGCGCGGGCTGTACAAGCTGCAGCAGGCCGGCCTCGAGGTGCGGCACGGCCTGATGCTGGCCGAGGCCGAATCGGTCAATCTGGGCTTCCTCAAGCGCATGCGCACCGGCTTCCCTTACGTGCAGCTGAAGCTGGGCGCGTCGCTGGACGGCCGCACGGCGATGGCCTCCGGCGAGAGCCAGTGGATCACCTCACCCGAAGCGCGTCAGGACGTGCAGCGCCTGCGCGCGCAGAGCGCCGCCATTCTCAGCACCAGCGCCACCGTGCTGGCGGACGATCCGTCGCTGACGGTGCGTTGGGATGAATTGGACGCCGAGACGCAGCGCCTCTATCCGCGCGACAATCTACGCCAGCCGCTGCGCATCCTGCTCGACAGCCAAAACCGCATTACCCCGCAGCACCGCGTGGTGCAGCAGCCTGGCGCCACCTGGCTGGCACGCCTGCAGGCGGATGAACAGGCCTGGCCGCAAGACGTTGAGCAGTTTATCTGCCCGGCGCACGGCGGCGGCGTCGATCTGGTGGTGATGATGATGCTGTTGGCCAAGCGCCAGGTGAATTCAATCTGGGTGGAGGCGGGCGCATCGCTGGCCGGCGCGCTGCTGCAGGCCGGCCTGGTGGATGAGCTCATTTTGTACATCGCGCCGAAACTGTTGGGCGATAATGGCCGTGGCCTGTGCCACCTGCCGGGCCTGGAGCGATTGGCCGACGCGCCGGAATTCGTCTTTAGCGACGTGCGTCAGGTCGGCCCCGATCTGCGTTTGCGCCTGCGGGCGAAACACTGA